The Amycolatopsis sp. DG1A-15b genome contains the following window.
GGCGTTGGCCGACGCACTGGCAGGCGCCGACCCGCTCGGTGCCGGTGTCGCCGTCCCGGTTGTTTCGGGGGAACACCCCGCGAGCAGCAGCGCGGCGGCCACGCCGCCAGCCAGGATGCGGGCAGGAAGGCGCACGGTCACACCGTCCGGAAGGGGTCGGCCATGCCCTGGTCCGTCGCGACCGTCTTCGTCTGCGCTTCCTTCAGCTTTTTGATGTACCCCTGCACGTACTTGCGCATGGAGTCGTTCTGGGTCTGGAGCGCCGCGAGGGAGTCCATGCTCGTCGACACGTAGCCGCCGCTGACCGAATCCTTCCCGGGTGCTTCGAGCAGCCGCATGATGTTCTGGATCCGCTCGCCGTCGTCGACGATCTTGTCCAGTTCGGCTTCCCACTGGCCGATCACCGAGGCGAGTTCCTCCGGGGCCATCTCGAACCGGCCGCCCCCGCCGCCACCGCCACCGTAGACACGGCCGCGCTCACCCAGGATGTCGCCACCCCAGACCGCCTGAACCGCCGCTCCGGCCTCACCGATGATCACGCCGCACCTTCCCCTCAGCTCACCCACCGTGATGGGCAAACCTTAGCCAACCGTCTCACTTCGTGTCAGCGAATCGCCGCAACGTTCAGACGGTGGGGGTCACCGCGCGGTTCCCGCGCACTCCGGGTCACAGTACGGACGTACGGATTGCGAGATGCCGGTCCGCGGTGCCAGGATTTCAGGATGCCACGCGTAAGCCAGGATCACCTCGACGCACGCCGGCGCCAGATCCTCGACGGCTCGCGCGTCTGCTTCGCGCGCTACGGCTATGAAGGTGCCACAGTCCGGCGCCTCGAGGAAGCCACCGGTCTCTCGCGGGGGGCCATCTTCCACCACTTCCGCGACAAGGAGTCGCTCTTCCTCGCCCTCGCCGAGGACGATGCCCTGCGGATGGCCGACGTCGTCGCCGAACAGGGCCTTGTCCAGGTCATGCGGGATCTGCTGGCCGGCGGTGACCACCCCGCCGACTGGCTCGGGACGCGCCTGGAAGTGTCCCGGCGGCTGCGCACCGATCCCGAATTCCGGGCCCGCTGGGCCGAACGGTCCGAACAG
Protein-coding sequences here:
- a CDS encoding TetR/AcrR family transcriptional regulator; translation: MPRVSQDHLDARRRQILDGSRVCFARYGYEGATVRRLEEATGLSRGAIFHHFRDKESLFLALAEDDALRMADVVAEQGLVQVMRDLLAGGDHPADWLGTRLEVSRRLRTDPEFRARWAERSEQLTTATRLRLLRQREAGNLRDDVDVDVLTAFLELVLEGLVSHLAMGLPAAGLGPVLDLVEETVRRHRPSRG